The sequence below is a genomic window from bacterium.
TCGTACAACAGATGCTGGAAAAACCTGGAAAGACATCCCCTTTGAAAATAGATTCAATAAATTCTTTAATAGCTTTTTCTTTTTCAACAACAAACAGGGCGTTGCCGCAACGTTTTTATTTTGCGACATATTTTCATCAAATGACGGTGGACTGCATTGGTTGCATGAAGAGCGACTGCCACCAGCCTGACTCAATGCCATCGCCTTTGTGAATGATACGCTTGGCTGGGCAGTTGGCACAAATGGAGCTATTTTAAGGTTGCAAGGAAGCTATTTTGAAAATAAGAATAGCGAATCGATGCCATCCGTTGCTGTTGGGAATTATCCTAATCCCTTTTCAATTAAAACTGCAATTTATTTCAGGCTGGACCAGCCTCAAGAAGTCACCTTTTTTATCTACAATGTCATGGGGCAATGTA
It includes:
- a CDS encoding T9SS type A sorting domain-containing protein; the encoded protein is MNDTLGWAVGTNGAILRLQGSYFENKNSESMPSVAVGNYPNPFSIKTAIYFRLDQPQEVTFFIYNVMGQCIERLEVSNANKGENEIYWQPHNCATGLFFIKVQCHEFTKVIKCLFVK